The Phycisphaeraceae bacterium genome has a window encoding:
- a CDS encoding RNA polymerase sigma factor, whose translation MAHAISEAKLSEWMTRLGPRLIALSTGICRDRHKAEEIVQEAFVKLWRQPPEAGEVAFSSWLRRVVTNLSINHLKRGRRPGAMPEFSSDPALLVQHREYEQVDDADSVARIRQAMDRLDESKRAILILRAFENMGYEEIAEHLGVPVGTVMSRLNRARAALREEMDALEQEARQQRGGVVYKFKHA comes from the coding sequence GTGGCACACGCCATCAGCGAAGCCAAGTTGAGCGAGTGGATGACCCGTCTGGGTCCGCGGCTCATCGCGCTGAGCACCGGCATCTGCCGCGACCGTCACAAGGCCGAGGAGATCGTTCAGGAGGCCTTCGTCAAGCTCTGGCGCCAGCCGCCCGAGGCGGGCGAGGTGGCCTTCAGCTCCTGGCTTCGTCGCGTGGTGACGAATCTTTCGATCAACCACCTCAAGCGCGGCCGGCGCCCCGGCGCCATGCCGGAGTTTTCCAGCGATCCAGCCCTGCTCGTCCAGCACCGCGAGTACGAGCAGGTGGATGATGCCGACTCGGTGGCTCGCATCCGCCAGGCGATGGATCGACTGGATGAATCCAAGAGGGCGATTTTGATCCTGCGGGCCTTCGAGAACATGGGCTACGAGGAGATCGCCGAGCATCTGGGGGTGCCGGTCGGGACGGTGATGAGTCGGTTGAACCGCGCCCGTGCCGCGCTGCGCGAGGAAATGGATGCCCTCGAGCAGGAAGCCCGGCAGCAGCGCGGCGGCGTGGTGTACAAGTTCAAGCATGCGTGA
- a CDS encoding class I mannose-6-phosphate isomerase, whose product MTIRPDTPLTFRPLLKPKVWGGRRLERYGKLLPAGELIGESWEVADLPESIPDGRSVIADGPWAGRTLHQVIADDREAIMGRASLSPEGGFPLLIKFLDARENLSVQVHPDEAYAASHPEAHLKSEAWVVLEAEPGAVIYKGVRPGVTREQFERHIRTGEVVADLIAVPAAAGECHYLPSGTCHALGAGVLVAEVQTPSDTTFRVFDWGRTERALHVEQALACMTFPAPSSPSSRFLEPYEVRGFRTTPLCVTTFFSIERLDATGEATLPIVTNGVPVIWIVTRGRGVVVSGRGDRVVRSGRTTFSSGTTLLFPAFLKDAEARFDEPCSVLQVTPPSSTRGMMA is encoded by the coding sequence ATGACGATCAGGCCCGACACGCCGCTGACCTTTCGCCCCCTCCTCAAACCCAAGGTGTGGGGCGGTCGTCGGCTGGAGCGGTACGGCAAACTGTTGCCCGCGGGCGAACTGATCGGCGAATCGTGGGAGGTGGCCGACCTGCCCGAGTCGATTCCCGACGGGCGAAGCGTGATTGCCGATGGCCCGTGGGCGGGGCGGACGCTGCATCAGGTCATCGCCGATGACCGGGAGGCGATCATGGGTCGGGCGTCGCTCTCGCCGGAGGGCGGATTCCCGCTGCTGATCAAGTTCCTGGATGCACGGGAGAACCTGTCGGTGCAGGTGCATCCGGATGAGGCCTATGCCGCGTCGCATCCGGAGGCGCATCTGAAGTCCGAAGCGTGGGTGGTGCTGGAGGCCGAGCCGGGCGCGGTGATCTACAAGGGTGTTCGGCCCGGTGTGACGCGGGAGCAGTTTGAGCGTCACATTCGCACGGGTGAGGTGGTGGCCGACCTGATCGCCGTGCCCGCGGCGGCGGGCGAATGCCATTACCTGCCCAGCGGCACATGTCATGCACTCGGAGCAGGTGTGCTGGTGGCGGAAGTGCAGACGCCCAGCGATACGACCTTTCGCGTCTTCGACTGGGGCCGGACGGAACGGGCGCTGCACGTCGAGCAGGCGCTGGCATGCATGACCTTCCCCGCGCCATCGTCGCCTTCATCGCGATTCCTCGAACCGTACGAGGTGCGGGGGTTCCGCACCACGCCCCTGTGCGTGACGACGTTCTTCAGCATTGAACGGTTGGACGCCACCGGGGAAGCGACCCTGCCCATCGTGACCAATGGCGTTCCGGTGATCTGGATCGTCACGCGCGGGCGCGGCGTGGTGGTGTCCGGGCGAGGTGATCGGGTGGTGCGGAGCGGCCGGACGACCTTTTCATCCGGCACAACCCTGCTTTTCCCAGCGTTTTTGAAGGACGCCGAGGCGCGGTTCGATGAACCATGCAGTGTGCTTCAGGTCACTCCGCCATCCAGTACGCGGGGGATGATGGCATGA
- a CDS encoding histone H1 codes for MEAYDRLVKLVQEAAEDVQKAQGGNKAAGTRVRKQMQEIKNAAQEVRIKILETREAGGATGG; via the coding sequence ATGGAAGCGTACGACCGACTGGTGAAGCTCGTGCAGGAAGCGGCAGAGGACGTGCAGAAGGCCCAGGGCGGCAACAAGGCCGCCGGGACGCGCGTCCGCAAGCAGATGCAGGAGATCAAAAACGCCGCGCAGGAGGTTCGCATCAAGATCCTCGAAACTCGCGAGGCCGGCGGCGCGACGGGCGGCTGA
- a CDS encoding zf-HC2 domain-containing protein, producing the protein MRHDSFNDDIDREPTTSSEPATGGVMVDCGDVAALLSGLIDDVVDARTRHLAERHIATCSACAAMLDRAEKLDGLLGDALSLEAEQPLPVGFADAVFAETTRVQSFMTPSVSFKARWFAVSGWLAAAASLAFAVVLYVAGQRPVQGPASGGGSMTASNSPADASAHQGATKTLTPSNASTRPHYRLGAEAFSGIYDGYRPPVTTVTSGDGSGGAHMVSMSHAASPLESDGENLLVKDRWGMFPVSVDRVVDRPAAAGAPRLTRADGETLYQVAQLLERVVNADERSMIDIETVRQIAEYDRVLEKLDGVLERLEPRDRTFVQAAVPIINQIVHGPVGDADVREMRGTIAARDLIGRIDRLSGRTNPDHSM; encoded by the coding sequence ATGCGTCACGATTCCTTCAACGACGACATTGATCGCGAGCCGACGACTTCCAGCGAACCCGCCACCGGCGGCGTGATGGTGGATTGCGGCGACGTGGCGGCGCTGTTGTCCGGATTGATCGACGACGTGGTGGATGCACGCACCCGGCACCTGGCCGAGCGTCATATCGCCACCTGCTCGGCGTGCGCCGCCATGCTCGACCGCGCCGAAAAACTGGATGGTCTGCTTGGGGACGCCCTCTCACTGGAGGCGGAGCAGCCCCTGCCCGTCGGTTTCGCCGACGCCGTCTTCGCCGAGACGACGCGGGTTCAGTCATTCATGACGCCTTCGGTCTCGTTCAAGGCCCGCTGGTTCGCGGTGTCCGGGTGGCTGGCGGCGGCGGCGTCGCTCGCCTTCGCGGTGGTGCTCTACGTGGCTGGCCAGCGTCCCGTGCAGGGGCCGGCGTCGGGCGGCGGGTCAATGACCGCGTCCAACTCACCCGCGGACGCGTCGGCCCATCAGGGCGCCACCAAGACGCTCACGCCCTCGAACGCCTCCACCCGACCTCACTATCGCCTGGGCGCCGAGGCCTTCTCGGGCATCTACGACGGCTACCGCCCGCCGGTGACGACGGTCACGTCGGGCGACGGCTCCGGCGGCGCTCACATGGTGAGCATGTCGCACGCCGCATCGCCCCTCGAGTCGGACGGAGAGAACCTGCTGGTCAAGGACCGCTGGGGCATGTTCCCGGTGTCCGTGGATCGCGTGGTGGATCGTCCGGCGGCGGCCGGCGCGCCCCGGCTGACCCGTGCTGACGGCGAAACGCTTTACCAGGTGGCGCAGCTGCTGGAGCGCGTGGTCAACGCCGATGAGCGGTCCATGATTGACATCGAAACGGTGCGCCAGATCGCCGAGTACGACCGTGTGCTGGAGAAGCTCGACGGGGTGCTCGAGCGGCTGGAGCCGCGCGATCGAACCTTCGTGCAGGCCGCGGTGCCGATCATCAACCAGATCGTGCATGGACCGGTCGGCGACGCCGACGTGCGCGAAATGCGGGGCACCATCGCCGCCCGCGACCTCATCGGGCGCATCGACCGGCTGAGCGGCCGCACCAATCCGGATCACTCCATGTGA
- a CDS encoding tyrosine recombinase XerD: protein MDTPSPFDRPVRDFLTFLRVEAGLAPATLEAYGRDLADLSEDLASHGVSSIRDVRDRDLADHLRRLRTERHMQASSIARHLATLRVFFRFLAANRVIPEDPTELLETPTRWRRLPGVMSPRQMQQLLAAPSPEHGELWLRDKAMLELMYAAGLRASEVGAIRLDEYHETLGVLTVTGKGSKQRMVPIGKPAQEWTRRYVSESRPRLARFADGRDQRRLLLSAGGRPLERVAVWQIVRRNALLAGLRDVHPHKLRHSFATHLLVGGADLRIVQELLGHADIATTQIYTHVDRSRLRDVMKKAHPRA, encoded by the coding sequence ATGGACACCCCCTCGCCCTTCGACCGACCGGTACGTGACTTCCTGACGTTTCTGCGCGTCGAAGCCGGTCTGGCCCCGGCCACGCTGGAGGCCTACGGGCGCGATCTGGCGGACCTCTCCGAGGATCTGGCCTCGCACGGCGTTTCATCCATCCGGGATGTTCGTGACCGCGACCTCGCCGATCATCTGCGCCGTTTGCGCACCGAGAGGCACATGCAGGCGTCGTCCATCGCGCGGCACCTGGCCACGCTGCGGGTGTTCTTCCGCTTTCTCGCCGCCAACCGGGTGATTCCCGAAGATCCCACGGAACTGCTGGAAACGCCCACGCGCTGGCGGCGTCTGCCGGGCGTGATGAGCCCGCGTCAGATGCAGCAGTTGCTGGCTGCGCCCAGCCCCGAACACGGGGAGCTCTGGCTTCGTGACAAGGCGATGCTGGAACTGATGTACGCCGCGGGGCTTCGCGCCAGCGAGGTGGGCGCCATCCGGCTGGACGAGTATCACGAAACGCTGGGCGTGCTCACCGTGACGGGCAAGGGCTCGAAGCAGCGCATGGTGCCCATCGGCAAGCCCGCGCAGGAGTGGACACGGCGCTACGTGTCCGAGTCGCGCCCCCGGCTGGCGCGGTTCGCGGACGGCCGCGATCAGCGACGTCTGCTGCTCTCCGCCGGGGGACGACCCCTGGAGCGCGTGGCGGTGTGGCAGATTGTCCGCCGCAACGCCCTGCTGGCTGGTCTGCGCGACGTTCACCCGCACAAGCTGCGTCATTCCTTCGCCACGCACCTGCTGGTGGGCGGCGCCGACCTGCGCATCGTGCAGGAACTGCTGGGGCACGCCGACATCGCCACCACGCAGATCTACACCCACGTCGATCGCTCGCGGCTGCGCGACGTGATGAAAAAGGCCCATCCGCGGGCGTGA
- a CDS encoding right-handed parallel beta-helix repeat-containing protein has protein sequence MMSILRQALTVVGTGCLTLSAWATQHLVSPGDDWSRLAPRLKPGDEIVLMPGRHIAAYFEDLHGASDKPIIIRPLSRDHPVLIGAREQGLHLVRPRHVIIRDIQVVGASGNGINMDDGGIDPDKTPDAQPWPANVRLERVSVLRTGPVGNHDGIKISGLSGVYLIECIVEGWGGSAVDLVGCKDVTIERCEFRGLLDFSQDNGVQAKGGSTDITILECIFRDAGKRAINAGGSTGLRFFRPPVPVDAAPGSRFEAERITIERCLFVGGDCAVAFVGARGVTVHACTVVNPRMWAFRILQETDDSRFGPCQRGVLTSNLVVWNQETIRQPWNIGPGVDAGSFVLESNLWWGGEGQRRLELPGRVGSDEVTDLNPLLDEKFRPQAPGARGYGRPGE, from the coding sequence ATGATGTCGATTCTTCGGCAAGCGTTGACGGTTGTCGGGACGGGTTGTCTCACGCTCTCGGCGTGGGCGACGCAGCACCTGGTCTCACCGGGCGACGACTGGTCTCGACTGGCGCCGCGCCTCAAGCCGGGCGATGAAATCGTGCTCATGCCGGGGCGGCACATCGCGGCGTACTTCGAGGATCTGCACGGCGCGTCGGACAAGCCGATCATCATCCGACCCCTCAGTCGGGATCATCCGGTCCTGATCGGGGCGCGCGAGCAGGGGCTTCACCTCGTCCGGCCGCGTCACGTCATCATCCGCGACATCCAGGTGGTCGGCGCCAGCGGCAACGGCATCAACATGGATGACGGTGGGATCGACCCCGACAAGACCCCCGATGCCCAGCCATGGCCCGCCAATGTGCGGCTGGAGCGCGTGAGCGTGCTGCGCACGGGTCCGGTGGGCAACCACGACGGCATCAAGATTTCCGGCCTCTCCGGCGTGTACCTGATCGAATGCATCGTTGAGGGGTGGGGCGGGTCGGCCGTGGATCTCGTGGGCTGCAAGGACGTGACCATTGAGCGCTGCGAGTTCAGGGGGCTGCTCGACTTCAGCCAGGACAACGGTGTGCAGGCCAAGGGCGGATCGACGGACATCACGATTCTCGAATGCATCTTCCGCGATGCCGGCAAGCGCGCGATCAACGCGGGCGGATCGACGGGTTTGCGGTTCTTCCGTCCCCCCGTGCCCGTCGACGCCGCGCCCGGATCACGCTTCGAAGCGGAGCGGATCACCATCGAACGATGCCTTTTCGTGGGAGGCGATTGCGCGGTGGCCTTCGTGGGGGCGCGCGGCGTGACGGTGCATGCCTGTACGGTGGTCAACCCCCGGATGTGGGCCTTCCGGATCCTGCAGGAGACGGATGACTCCCGGTTCGGCCCGTGCCAGCGGGGAGTGCTGACGTCCAATCTCGTGGTCTGGAACCAGGAGACGATCCGCCAGCCGTGGAACATCGGTCCGGGTGTGGATGCCGGTTCCTTCGTGCTCGAGTCGAATCTCTGGTGGGGGGGTGAGGGCCAGCGTCGTCTGGAGCTGCCGGGACGTGTTGGTTCGGATGAGGTGACGGACCTCAACCCCTTGCTGGATGAGAAGTTCCGACCTCAGGCCCCGGGAGCGCGGGGCTACGGGCGTCCTGGCGAGTAA
- a CDS encoding redoxin domain-containing protein translates to MVATGLVTWSSNGTPAGRASAPLHTPPSTTTSPPPARNQDDGRTFLTVGDLAPSLSIEHWVKGDEITSFGAGRLHVVVFWATWCQYSQAAISVLSDVQAAYANDGLTVVAVSDERLQKVVEFLSRGDWFTKAGFTIGTDPDLSTQRAFMDATGLGDIPAAFLIGRDGVIEWIGHPFYLKVVLPKVLDGSWDRAVARAKFEERMAIPRARYPWQQKMKEPFAKRDWETLLKLFDEAIAADPRPSDLKMQKFLLLIGEMGRPKQGYEYGRELIRDFWNDARLLNNLAWFVVDGEGVTERDHTFARKAAERAAELVEHNDPAVLDTLARVCFEQGDLALAVKWSRRAVEHSKPNDPFAEGIRAARDRYEAAAREKGIRPPKESPAP, encoded by the coding sequence ATGGTCGCGACCGGCCTCGTCACCTGGTCGTCGAACGGAACGCCCGCAGGCCGCGCTTCCGCACCCCTTCACACACCCCCCTCCACCACAACGTCACCGCCCCCAGCGCGGAATCAGGACGATGGGCGCACGTTCCTCACCGTGGGCGACCTGGCGCCTTCACTGTCGATCGAACACTGGGTCAAGGGCGATGAAATCACGTCGTTTGGCGCCGGGCGTCTGCACGTCGTGGTCTTCTGGGCCACATGGTGCCAGTACAGCCAGGCGGCGATCTCGGTGCTGTCCGACGTGCAGGCGGCCTATGCGAACGATGGCCTGACGGTCGTGGCGGTGAGCGATGAGCGACTGCAGAAGGTGGTGGAGTTCCTCTCGCGGGGCGATTGGTTCACGAAGGCCGGCTTCACCATCGGCACCGATCCCGATCTCTCCACCCAGCGGGCCTTCATGGACGCGACCGGTCTGGGGGACATTCCCGCGGCGTTTCTGATCGGGCGGGATGGCGTCATCGAGTGGATCGGACACCCCTTCTACCTGAAGGTGGTCCTTCCCAAGGTGCTGGACGGCTCGTGGGATCGCGCCGTCGCCCGCGCCAAGTTTGAGGAGCGCATGGCCATCCCGCGGGCGCGCTACCCGTGGCAGCAGAAGATGAAGGAGCCCTTCGCCAAGCGCGACTGGGAGACGCTGCTGAAACTCTTTGACGAAGCCATCGCTGCCGACCCCAGGCCCAGCGACCTGAAGATGCAGAAATTTCTGCTGCTGATCGGGGAGATGGGGCGACCGAAACAGGGATACGAGTACGGACGCGAACTGATCCGAGACTTCTGGAACGATGCGCGGCTGCTGAACAACCTGGCATGGTTCGTGGTGGATGGAGAGGGCGTGACGGAGCGCGATCACACCTTTGCCCGCAAGGCGGCGGAGCGGGCGGCGGAGCTCGTGGAGCACAATGATCCCGCCGTGCTCGACACCCTGGCGCGGGTGTGCTTCGAGCAGGGCGATCTGGCGCTGGCGGTCAAGTGGTCGCGCCGGGCGGTGGAGCACTCCAAGCCCAACGACCCGTTCGCCGAGGGCATCCGGGCCGCACGGGATCGCTACGAGGCCGCCGCACGCGAGAAGGGCATTCGACCGCCCAAGGAGTCTCCCGCTCCCTGA
- a CDS encoding VOC family protein, producing MPVAGDWVWHELMTTDVAGAQAFYGALFGWGYHAKEMPGFTYHLIQQGSNEQHGGMMAFQPGMEGVPPHWQLYVMVDDVDAVATRAVELGGSLVYPPMDVPSVGRMACIRDPQGAHISIYKPMMV from the coding sequence ATGCCCGTGGCGGGCGACTGGGTGTGGCATGAACTGATGACCACCGACGTCGCCGGCGCGCAGGCGTTCTACGGCGCACTCTTCGGATGGGGTTACCATGCCAAGGAGATGCCGGGGTTCACCTATCACCTGATTCAACAGGGCTCCAACGAGCAGCACGGCGGGATGATGGCCTTCCAGCCGGGCATGGAAGGCGTGCCGCCTCACTGGCAGCTGTACGTGATGGTGGATGACGTCGATGCGGTGGCGACCAGGGCCGTCGAGCTCGGCGGCTCGCTCGTGTACCCGCCCATGGACGTTCCCTCCGTGGGCCGCATGGCGTGCATCCGCGACCCGCAAGGCGCGCACATCTCGATCTACAAGCCGATGATGGTGTGA
- the hutU gene encoding urocanate hydratase encodes MPTHVSADAPAQAPPRGTSRTPPRAPRGSIKTCKTWQAEAAMRMLMNNLDPEVAERWQDLVVYGGRGQAARDWACYDAIIKCLKELESDETLLVQSGKPVGVVRTTTDSPRVIIANSNLVPHWATQEVFDDLAAKGLTMFGQMTAGSWIYIGTQGILQGTYETFAECARQHFAGPGHPAGGTLKHTLTVTAGCGGMGGAQPLAVTMNGGVCLIAEMCRERLEKRVHDRYLDEINADPTPDAAIDRAMHARQQGEAVSIGWLGNAVDLLKRLIDRAITPDVLTDQTSAHDPLNGYYPEGLSRHKADALRVADPKEYTRRAIDTMTRHVELMVKLQQRGAATFDYGNNIRQRAVENGLPREQAFAFPGFVPAYIRPQFCLGRGPFRWVALSGDPEDIRVTDEAVLDLFPVEGGFTTEDTSHYRHGLHRWIRAVQKRFGAGKQGLPARICWLGLGERHLAGLKFNQLVREGKVKAPIVIGRDHLDCGSVASPNRETEAMLDGSDAISDWALLNFAVNAVSGASWVSFHHGGGVGIGYSQHAGQVIVCDGTPEADERIRRVLTNDPMMGIFRHADAGYELAMQCATEQGVKVPMPPRR; translated from the coding sequence ATGCCGACACACGTCTCCGCCGACGCGCCCGCTCAAGCACCGCCGCGAGGCACGTCACGCACACCCCCGCGCGCCCCGCGCGGCTCGATCAAGACCTGCAAGACCTGGCAGGCCGAGGCCGCCATGCGGATGCTGATGAACAACCTTGACCCCGAGGTCGCCGAGCGCTGGCAGGATCTGGTCGTCTACGGCGGACGCGGTCAGGCCGCCCGCGACTGGGCGTGCTACGACGCCATCATCAAGTGCCTCAAGGAGTTGGAGTCGGATGAGACCTTGCTCGTCCAGTCCGGCAAGCCGGTCGGCGTCGTTCGCACCACCACCGACTCGCCCCGCGTCATCATCGCCAACTCCAACCTCGTCCCCCACTGGGCCACGCAGGAGGTCTTCGATGATCTCGCCGCCAAGGGGCTGACCATGTTCGGCCAGATGACCGCCGGGTCGTGGATCTACATCGGCACGCAGGGCATTCTTCAGGGGACGTATGAAACCTTCGCCGAGTGCGCCCGGCAACACTTCGCCGGACCAGGACATCCCGCGGGCGGCACGCTCAAGCACACTCTCACCGTCACCGCGGGGTGCGGCGGCATGGGCGGAGCCCAACCGCTGGCCGTCACGATGAACGGGGGCGTCTGCCTGATCGCCGAGATGTGCCGCGAACGACTGGAGAAACGCGTCCACGACCGCTACCTCGATGAGATCAACGCCGACCCCACGCCCGATGCCGCCATCGACCGCGCCATGCACGCCAGGCAGCAGGGCGAAGCCGTCTCCATCGGCTGGCTCGGCAACGCCGTGGACCTGCTCAAGCGGCTCATCGACCGCGCCATCACGCCCGATGTGCTCACCGACCAGACTTCCGCCCACGATCCACTCAACGGCTACTACCCGGAAGGTCTCTCGCGCCACAAGGCCGACGCCCTGCGCGTCGCCGACCCGAAGGAATACACGCGACGAGCCATCGACACCATGACGCGCCACGTCGAACTCATGGTGAAGCTCCAGCAGCGCGGGGCGGCCACCTTCGACTACGGCAACAACATCCGCCAGCGCGCCGTCGAGAACGGGCTGCCGCGCGAACAGGCCTTCGCCTTCCCCGGCTTCGTGCCTGCGTACATCCGCCCGCAGTTCTGCCTCGGCCGCGGCCCCTTCCGCTGGGTGGCGCTGTCGGGCGACCCCGAGGACATCCGCGTGACTGATGAGGCGGTGCTGGATCTGTTTCCGGTGGAGGGGGGTTTCACCACGGAGGACACGTCGCACTACCGCCACGGCCTGCACCGTTGGATTCGCGCCGTACAGAAGCGCTTCGGCGCGGGCAAGCAGGGGCTTCCCGCCCGCATCTGCTGGCTCGGTCTGGGCGAGCGGCATCTGGCGGGGCTGAAGTTCAACCAACTCGTGCGCGAAGGCAAGGTGAAAGCGCCCATCGTCATCGGACGCGATCACCTCGATTGCGGCTCGGTCGCCAGCCCAAACCGCGAAACAGAAGCGATGCTCGACGGTTCCGACGCCATCAGCGACTGGGCGCTGCTCAATTTCGCCGTCAACGCCGTGAGCGGCGCTTCGTGGGTTTCCTTCCACCACGGCGGCGGCGTGGGCATCGGCTACTCGCAGCACGCCGGGCAGGTCATCGTCTGCGACGGCACGCCCGAAGCCGATGAACGCATCCGCCGCGTGCTGACCAACGACCCGATGATGGGCATTTTCCGACACGCCGATGCGGGGTACGAGCTGGCGATGCAGTGCGCGACGGAGCAAGGCGTGAAGGTGCCGATGCCGCCGCGTCGCTGA